A DNA window from Desulfomicrobium apsheronum contains the following coding sequences:
- the tnpA gene encoding IS66 family insertion sequence element accessory protein TnpA: MKTQFAQNRAARWMAHVQQWRESGLGKTRYCRENGLALSTFRYWITKSRPSSGGESAAIPALVALPFTFASKAPSIGLMVSNRYAMDIP, translated from the coding sequence ATGAAAACTCAGTTTGCACAGAATCGCGCGGCTCGCTGGATGGCGCATGTCCAGCAATGGCGGGAGAGTGGCCTCGGTAAGACCCGATACTGCCGCGAAAATGGTTTGGCTTTGAGCACGTTCCGATACTGGATAACAAAGTCCCGACCATCTTCTGGCGGCGAATCCGCCGCAATTCCCGCTCTTGTGGCGCTGCCGTTTACGTTCGCCTCGAAAGCCCCGTCTATTGGCCTCATGGTCTCCAATCGTTACGCTATGGATATTCC